In Numida meleagris isolate 19003 breed g44 Domestic line chromosome 3, NumMel1.0, whole genome shotgun sequence, the following are encoded in one genomic region:
- the KLC4 gene encoding kinesin light chain 4 isoform X5 — protein MSTMVYPREEKLDKLSQEEIISNTKLVMQGLEALKNEHNSILHSLLETIKCLKKDEEANLVHEKSNLLRKSVEMIELGLGEAQVMMALSNHLNAVESEKQKLRAQVRRLCQENQWLRDELANTQQKLQRSEQTVAQLEEEKKHLEFMNQLKKYDEDVSPSEEKEGDSTKDSLDDLFPNEEEEHGPGLPHQHSSAVAAAQQGGYEIPARLRTLHNLVIQYASQGRYEVAVPLCKQALEDLEKTSGHDHPDVATMLNILALVYRDQNKYKEAAHLLNDALSIREKTLGKDHPAVAATLNNLAVLYGKRGKYKEAEPLCKRALEIREKVLGKDHPDVAKQLNNLALLCQNQGKYEEVEYYYCRALEIYESCLGPDDPNVAKTKNNLASCYLKQGKYKDAEVLYKDILTRAHVKEFGSVDDEHKPIWMHAEEREELSKSKHRDSAPYAEYGGWYKACKVSSPTVNTTLRNLGALYRRQGKLEAAETLEECAVRSRRQGIDPINQTKVVEILKEGDGTERRRSLGGSVKYENATDGSEEA, from the exons ATGTCCACCATGGTGTACCCAAGGGAGGAGAAACTGGACAAACTGAGCCAAGAGGAGATAATTTCCAACACCAAGCTGGTGATGCAGGGGCTGGAGGCTCTCAAGAATGAACACAACTCCATCCTGCACAGCTTACTGGAGACCATCAAGTGTCTGAAGAAGGATGAAGAAGCCAACCTTGTGCATGAGAAATCCAACCTGCTCCGCAAGTCGGTGGAGATGATTGAACTGGGGCTTGGAGAAGCTCAG GTGATGATGGCGCTGTCCAACCATCTGAACGCTGTGGAGtcagagaagcagaagttgCGTGCTCAGGTACGGAGACTGTGCCAGGAGAACCAGTGGCTGCGTGACGAGCTTGCCAACAcccagcagaagctgcagcGCAGTGAGCAAACTGTGGctcagctggaggaggagaagaaacacCTTGAGTTCATGAACCAGCTGAAGAAGTACGATGAGGATGTCTCGCCTTCG gaggagaaggaaggtgACTCCACCAAGGACTCTCTGGATGATCTGTTTCCaaatgaggaggaggaacaCGGTCCTGGAT TGCCCCACCAGCATAGCAGTGCAGTGGCAGCTGCCCAGCAAGGAGGCTATGAGATTCCTGCACGCTTGCGCACCCTCCACAACCTTGTCATCCAGTACGCCTCACAAGGACGCTATGAGGTGGCTGTGCCGCTCTGCAAGCAGGCACTGGAGGACCTGGAGAAGACATCAGGCCATGATCACCCTGATGTGGCCACCATGCTCAACATCCTGGCACTAGTGTACAG GGATCAGAATAAATACAAGGAGGCAGCACACCTCTTGAATGATGCTCTCTCCATCCGTGAGAAGACCCTGGGTAAAGACCACCCAGCG GTGGCTGCGACTTTGAACAATCTGGCTGTGCTCTATGGGAAGAGAGGGAAGTACAAAGAAGCAGAGCCACTTTGTAAGCGAGCCCTGGAGATCCGTGAGAAG GTCCTAGGCAAAGACCATCCTGATGTGGCCAAGCAACTGAACAACCTGGCCCTGCTGTGCCAGAACCAGGGCAAGTATGAGGAGGTGGAGTACTACTACTGCAGGGCCCTGGAGATCTACGAGAGCTGCCTGGGTCCTGATGACCCCAATGTAGCCAAGACCAAGAACAACCTG GCCTCCTGTTACTTGAAGCAAGGCAAATACAAAGATGCGGAGGTGCTGTACAAGGATATCCTTACCCGTGCTCACGTGAAGGAGTTTGGCTCTGTTGATG ATGAACACAAGCCAATCTGGATGCatgcagaggagagagaggagctGAGCAAG AGCAAGCACAGAGACAGTGCTCCCTATGCTGAGTACGGTGGCTGGTACAAGGCCTGCAAGGTTAGCAG CCCAACTGTGAACACCACTCTGAGGAACCTGGGTGCACTGTACCGGCGCCAGGGCAAGCTCGAGGCGGCTGAGACCTTGGAGGAGTGTGCGGTTCGCTCTCGGCGGCAG
- the KLC4 gene encoding kinesin light chain 4 isoform X4, whose product MSTMVYPREEKLDKLSQEEIISNTKLVMQGLEALKNEHNSILHSLLETIKCLKKDEEANLVHEKSNLLRKSVEMIELGLGEAQVMMALSNHLNAVESEKQKLRAQVRRLCQENQWLRDELANTQQKLQRSEQTVAQLEEEKKHLEFMNQLKKYDEDVSPSEEKEGDSTKDSLDDLFPNEEEEHGPGLPHQHSSAVAAAQQGGYEIPARLRTLHNLVIQYASQGRYEVAVPLCKQALEDLEKTSGHDHPDVATMLNILALVYRDQNKYKEAAHLLNDALSIREKTLGKDHPAVAATLNNLAVLYGKRGKYKEAEPLCKRALEIREKVLGKDHPDVAKQLNNLALLCQNQGKYEEVEYYYCRALEIYESCLGPDDPNVAKTKNNLASCYLKQGKYKDAEVLYKDILTRAHVKEFGSVDDEHKPIWMHAEEREELSKSKHRDSAPYAEYGGWYKACKVSSPTVNTTLRNLGALYRRQGKLEAAETLEECAVRSRRQGIDPINQTKVVEILKEGDGTERRRSLGGSVKYENATDGSEEVSMGVEWSGA is encoded by the exons ATGTCCACCATGGTGTACCCAAGGGAGGAGAAACTGGACAAACTGAGCCAAGAGGAGATAATTTCCAACACCAAGCTGGTGATGCAGGGGCTGGAGGCTCTCAAGAATGAACACAACTCCATCCTGCACAGCTTACTGGAGACCATCAAGTGTCTGAAGAAGGATGAAGAAGCCAACCTTGTGCATGAGAAATCCAACCTGCTCCGCAAGTCGGTGGAGATGATTGAACTGGGGCTTGGAGAAGCTCAG GTGATGATGGCGCTGTCCAACCATCTGAACGCTGTGGAGtcagagaagcagaagttgCGTGCTCAGGTACGGAGACTGTGCCAGGAGAACCAGTGGCTGCGTGACGAGCTTGCCAACAcccagcagaagctgcagcGCAGTGAGCAAACTGTGGctcagctggaggaggagaagaaacacCTTGAGTTCATGAACCAGCTGAAGAAGTACGATGAGGATGTCTCGCCTTCG gaggagaaggaaggtgACTCCACCAAGGACTCTCTGGATGATCTGTTTCCaaatgaggaggaggaacaCGGTCCTGGAT TGCCCCACCAGCATAGCAGTGCAGTGGCAGCTGCCCAGCAAGGAGGCTATGAGATTCCTGCACGCTTGCGCACCCTCCACAACCTTGTCATCCAGTACGCCTCACAAGGACGCTATGAGGTGGCTGTGCCGCTCTGCAAGCAGGCACTGGAGGACCTGGAGAAGACATCAGGCCATGATCACCCTGATGTGGCCACCATGCTCAACATCCTGGCACTAGTGTACAG GGATCAGAATAAATACAAGGAGGCAGCACACCTCTTGAATGATGCTCTCTCCATCCGTGAGAAGACCCTGGGTAAAGACCACCCAGCG GTGGCTGCGACTTTGAACAATCTGGCTGTGCTCTATGGGAAGAGAGGGAAGTACAAAGAAGCAGAGCCACTTTGTAAGCGAGCCCTGGAGATCCGTGAGAAG GTCCTAGGCAAAGACCATCCTGATGTGGCCAAGCAACTGAACAACCTGGCCCTGCTGTGCCAGAACCAGGGCAAGTATGAGGAGGTGGAGTACTACTACTGCAGGGCCCTGGAGATCTACGAGAGCTGCCTGGGTCCTGATGACCCCAATGTAGCCAAGACCAAGAACAACCTG GCCTCCTGTTACTTGAAGCAAGGCAAATACAAAGATGCGGAGGTGCTGTACAAGGATATCCTTACCCGTGCTCACGTGAAGGAGTTTGGCTCTGTTGATG ATGAACACAAGCCAATCTGGATGCatgcagaggagagagaggagctGAGCAAG AGCAAGCACAGAGACAGTGCTCCCTATGCTGAGTACGGTGGCTGGTACAAGGCCTGCAAGGTTAGCAG CCCAACTGTGAACACCACTCTGAGGAACCTGGGTGCACTGTACCGGCGCCAGGGCAAGCTCGAGGCGGCTGAGACCTTGGAGGAGTGTGCGGTTCGCTCTCGGCGGCAG